One stretch of Pseudoalteromonas shioyasakiensis DNA includes these proteins:
- a CDS encoding ribonuclease E inhibitor RraB, with protein sequence MHFPDDENGQLLAEIAEAGVDLTSMQTIDFYILFEQKPEAEKFSKVIESDELAPSTELNKCPDTGVWEVITRVKMVPDHTLLSQTEQYLESIANGHNGYGDGWGLMVEEK encoded by the coding sequence ATGCACTTCCCTGATGACGAAAACGGTCAATTATTAGCTGAAATTGCTGAAGCTGGTGTCGACTTAACCAGTATGCAAACCATCGATTTCTATATTCTTTTTGAACAAAAACCAGAAGCAGAAAAATTTTCAAAAGTAATTGAAAGTGATGAGCTTGCACCTTCTACGGAATTAAACAAATGCCCTGATACAGGGGTGTGGGAAGTAATTACTCGTGTGAAAATGGTGCCAGATCACACTTTACTTAGCCAAACAGAGCAATACTTAGAGAGCATCGCAAATGGTCACAATGGATATGGTGACGGCTGGGGTTTAATGGTCGAAGAAAAATAG
- a CDS encoding outer membrane protein assembly factor: MYTRHLYFVFLLFCSSYSQYSIGTEGIIKDYKIQGISGELEGNVELYIKQLVDEKNSKALKRHAKSQVEMSLKALGYYKPTIKISFDNAEQLLIVNVERGPVTRVADIKVTITGSGKDDAEFMSVVNSIKIKQGDFLNHGKYEAARKRIESQLLELGYFDAKWHEHKLAVSLKNNNARVIFNVDTGPRYQFGDITIGSETPAEKYIRSLAEFKQGQPYKATEISDYNLALSSTPYFASVRVYADIAKRKNNQVPINVDVLHKPANSFEVGGGYSTDLGPKVRFKWTKPWITEDGHYLESNLNVSERQQDISLGYTVPVDDPNDDLWRFSLGYKLEDELTNDLYSRIFTGQLQRQWLTDDDWVRTAFLRRDYETYRIGDEEQSAKMLMPGISYAKKDTEGGTTPYKGYQWMMSAEFGLKDMMSSTNILRLQLQNAWLTTFADRHMLFLRANLGAMLVDNINEVPLSLRFYAGGDQSVRGFAYESISPEDEKGRLIGGKYLMSGTVEYNYQFAEHWRAALFVDSGTATNDFTDRVEVGAGFGFRYLTPVGPVRIDHAWGLTKESKSTRLSITIGPEI, from the coding sequence TTGTATACTCGGCATCTCTATTTTGTCTTTTTGCTTTTCTGTTCTTCGTATAGCCAGTACTCAATTGGTACGGAAGGGATTATTAAAGATTATAAAATACAAGGGATTAGTGGCGAGCTTGAGGGGAACGTTGAGCTTTACATTAAACAACTTGTCGATGAAAAAAACTCTAAGGCTCTAAAGCGTCATGCTAAAAGCCAAGTTGAAATGAGTTTAAAAGCTCTTGGTTACTATAAACCTACCATTAAAATTAGCTTCGATAACGCAGAGCAGCTTTTGATAGTTAATGTTGAACGCGGCCCTGTTACACGAGTTGCAGATATCAAAGTGACTATCACTGGTTCAGGTAAAGATGACGCTGAATTCATGTCTGTAGTCAACAGCATCAAAATAAAACAGGGTGATTTTTTAAATCACGGTAAATATGAGGCCGCTAGAAAACGCATTGAAAGCCAACTATTAGAGTTAGGTTACTTTGATGCAAAATGGCATGAGCATAAATTAGCGGTGTCTTTGAAAAATAATAACGCGAGAGTCATTTTTAATGTCGATACTGGGCCTCGGTACCAGTTTGGTGATATCACAATCGGCAGTGAGACTCCCGCTGAAAAATATATTCGCTCACTAGCGGAGTTTAAACAAGGCCAGCCTTATAAAGCGACTGAGATTTCTGATTACAATTTAGCATTGTCGAGCACGCCTTATTTTGCGAGTGTGCGTGTTTATGCTGACATTGCTAAACGTAAAAATAATCAAGTGCCAATTAATGTTGATGTGTTACATAAACCTGCAAATAGCTTCGAAGTGGGTGGCGGTTATAGCACCGACCTTGGGCCAAAAGTTCGCTTTAAATGGACAAAACCCTGGATCACTGAAGATGGTCATTACTTAGAGAGCAATCTGAATGTATCAGAACGTCAGCAAGATATCTCTCTCGGCTATACGGTACCTGTAGATGACCCTAACGATGATTTATGGCGTTTTTCTTTAGGCTACAAACTAGAAGACGAATTAACCAATGATTTATATAGCCGCATATTTACAGGCCAATTACAGCGCCAATGGCTAACAGACGACGATTGGGTACGCACTGCATTTTTAAGGCGTGACTATGAAACTTACCGTATTGGTGATGAAGAGCAAAGTGCAAAAATGTTAATGCCTGGCATCAGTTATGCCAAGAAAGACACTGAAGGAGGCACAACGCCATATAAAGGCTATCAATGGATGATGTCAGCCGAATTTGGTTTAAAAGATATGATGTCTTCAACTAACATTTTGCGATTACAACTGCAAAATGCTTGGTTAACCACGTTTGCAGATCGCCATATGCTGTTTTTAAGAGCCAACCTAGGCGCAATGCTGGTCGATAATATCAATGAAGTTCCTCTATCTTTGCGCTTTTATGCGGGTGGTGACCAAAGTGTGCGTGGTTTTGCTTATGAATCTATTTCGCCTGAAGATGAAAAAGGACGTTTGATAGGTGGTAAATATTTAATGAGCGGAACCGTTGAATATAACTACCAATTTGCCGAGCATTGGCGAGCAGCCTTATTTGTTGATAGTGGTACCGCGACAAATGATTTTACTGATCGTGTAGAAGTTGGGGCTGGTTTTGGTTTTAGGTATTTAACACCGGTTGGTCCTGTGCGTATCGACCATGCTTGGGGTCTGACAAAAGAAAGTAAAAGCACTCGACTAAGTATTACCATAGGGCCTGAAATCTAA
- a CDS encoding translocation/assembly module TamB gives MKMLKKITKVLSITLTSLAVIVFCLLFTAPGNHFIAYSANKLVDGLTIKLPSGRFLYNDAFDVFFENQGTMLDAKQLKVDLFWWRCDGICIENLSAQSIDLNIKKQASSTEPRNESEQEVEQATQISLPIKITLNRVAINRFSLVHASADVTVNKLSLEGRAEASDVTVNSLNIADIEVLLHETKEQPKSTPLKEVPALPEIDTTLPVNLQVNQFRISKVAITPSGVEEAQLVENIELVASVNGSDIHLEKLAARYQQWQLQTKLTAELSGDNTVSGSLSVGNTEHQANLTVLGPLANLKLDLVTQGTYPAKLKGTVNLRETNFPFDLTGQIEKWQIETNTQNLQLTDFDLQAKGHADAYEVDLSLVTQLDALPAMTVKSQLQGSLTSAKLKQLNLNANDSNAVVTASVDWSNGVKSQFKGTLSHLKAQYLTDALSSDLSGEFNGSFNLQASEWQLALDNTQLNGSINEVPVTLLSDFELDSSLHASFKKLEVKSGKNEIALSGQVDDVWRVEGKMRLDASGQDILPMQGKGFADLTLRGKRLAPTVDLNMVLHTLSYQDIQVDGLTLKGQFDYAADWQTDLSLILDSASVGEHKINQIELDASGDKTDHHLAFLLDADQGKASFDVDGKFNKEIWQGALSQILVTDNQVRFGTNKPVNIQLNTKTFDFNVAAHCWQSDNSKLCFETLQQTKQLGQLNAKLAALSIAEFKHFLPDNLKVIGNANGEFVANWNNGALKTIRANIKTQQLEASLIDGANVYKLPVEVLDISAMSDAQVGKLNATLDSSVLGKVTSQLNIDDIQNKQTLAGDLVIEKIELTNLRPFIASLEQLTGDIKGRLAIAGTLKEPLLNGEFDVEKINLEGATLPVSLQNSYVNIAFNNQSAKLTGELKDTEGGALNLSGGVDWQQDLPDVDVKLNGKEFFVRAQQDVTFKVSPDLTMSLKNNAFNLDGQVVVPWGRIAIEELPEGAVQVSDDEVIVDIEQQQSEKVPFDYAINLKVLVENDVRIDSFGLKSKVEGDLNISMDQVTPMIATGELNLVDGTYRAFGQDLQIRTGQVGFSGSIDKPYLNIKAIRNPDNTSNGVVAGITLTGNVEQPSLKVFSEPAMDQGQALAYLLNGQPLDEGDSSTDAMLTQLLLAQGVNRSEGVVSKIGESFGLSDVSLSSSGSGDDTKVEISGYLTPGIQVKYSVGIFDSLSEVAVRYQLLSQLYIEVTSGLYQNVDILYKFDWD, from the coding sequence ATGAAGATGTTAAAAAAGATAACCAAGGTTCTATCAATTACATTGACAAGTTTGGCAGTCATTGTGTTTTGTTTGTTGTTCACAGCACCCGGTAATCACTTTATTGCATACTCTGCTAATAAGCTAGTTGATGGCTTAACAATTAAGTTGCCATCAGGGCGTTTTTTATATAACGATGCGTTTGATGTTTTCTTTGAAAACCAAGGTACCATGCTTGATGCAAAGCAACTAAAAGTTGATTTGTTCTGGTGGCGTTGTGATGGTATTTGTATTGAAAATTTAAGCGCCCAGTCGATTGATTTAAATATTAAAAAGCAAGCTTCATCAACTGAACCTCGTAATGAATCAGAGCAAGAAGTAGAACAAGCCACACAAATTAGCTTACCAATAAAAATCACTCTAAACCGAGTTGCAATTAATCGGTTTAGTTTAGTGCATGCCAGTGCCGACGTAACAGTAAATAAATTAAGCCTTGAGGGGCGCGCCGAAGCATCAGACGTCACAGTGAATTCATTGAATATTGCTGACATAGAGGTGTTATTGCATGAAACTAAAGAGCAGCCTAAGTCGACTCCACTAAAGGAGGTACCGGCACTACCAGAAATCGATACTACGCTCCCGGTTAACCTCCAAGTTAATCAATTTCGAATCAGCAAGGTTGCTATTACACCTTCTGGGGTAGAAGAGGCTCAGCTGGTTGAAAATATTGAATTGGTCGCTTCAGTTAATGGCAGTGATATTCACCTTGAAAAACTTGCTGCACGCTATCAGCAATGGCAATTACAAACCAAGCTAACGGCTGAACTCTCTGGTGATAATACTGTTAGTGGCTCGCTGTCGGTAGGTAACACTGAGCATCAAGCTAATTTAACTGTTTTAGGCCCACTTGCTAATTTAAAGTTAGATTTAGTAACTCAGGGGACATACCCAGCAAAGCTAAAAGGGACTGTGAATTTAAGAGAAACAAATTTTCCATTTGATTTAACAGGCCAGATAGAAAAGTGGCAAATTGAAACTAATACACAAAACCTGCAATTAACTGACTTTGATTTACAAGCCAAAGGCCACGCCGATGCTTATGAAGTCGATTTGAGCTTAGTCACACAGTTAGACGCGTTACCGGCAATGACTGTGAAATCGCAACTACAGGGTAGCTTAACAAGTGCAAAACTGAAGCAATTAAACCTTAATGCGAATGACAGTAACGCAGTAGTAACCGCTTCGGTTGATTGGTCAAATGGGGTAAAAAGTCAATTTAAAGGAACTTTGAGTCACTTAAAAGCACAATACTTAACGGATGCACTGAGCAGTGACTTATCCGGTGAGTTTAATGGTTCATTCAATTTACAGGCAAGTGAATGGCAGCTTGCGTTAGATAACACGCAATTAAATGGCTCAATAAATGAAGTTCCTGTGACCTTACTTTCGGATTTTGAACTTGATAGCAGCTTACATGCGAGTTTTAAAAAGCTTGAAGTGAAAAGTGGTAAAAATGAAATTGCCTTATCAGGTCAGGTAGATGATGTATGGCGCGTCGAAGGTAAAATGCGTTTAGATGCAAGTGGTCAAGATATCTTGCCTATGCAAGGTAAGGGATTTGCTGATTTGACTTTACGTGGAAAGCGACTCGCGCCAACGGTTGATTTAAATATGGTACTTCATACGTTGAGTTATCAAGATATCCAGGTCGATGGTTTAACATTAAAAGGGCAATTCGATTATGCCGCAGACTGGCAAACTGACCTGTCACTTATTCTTGATTCTGCAAGTGTAGGCGAACATAAAATTAATCAAATTGAGTTAGATGCCAGTGGAGATAAAACTGATCACCATTTAGCTTTTTTACTCGATGCAGATCAAGGGAAAGCATCATTTGATGTTGACGGTAAATTTAATAAAGAAATCTGGCAAGGTGCGTTAAGTCAAATTCTTGTAACCGATAATCAGGTGCGCTTTGGTACTAATAAGCCGGTTAATATTCAACTAAATACCAAAACCTTTGACTTTAATGTAGCCGCTCACTGCTGGCAAAGCGATAACTCAAAACTATGTTTTGAGACCTTGCAGCAAACTAAACAATTAGGTCAGTTGAATGCAAAGCTTGCTGCGTTATCTATTGCTGAATTTAAACACTTCTTACCAGATAATTTGAAAGTAATTGGCAATGCAAACGGGGAGTTTGTTGCTAATTGGAATAATGGCGCATTGAAAACGATTCGTGCCAATATCAAAACACAGCAGCTAGAAGCATCCTTAATTGATGGTGCAAATGTCTATAAATTACCGGTAGAGGTTTTAGATATCTCGGCAATGAGTGATGCGCAAGTTGGTAAACTTAATGCCACCCTTGATTCATCCGTATTAGGTAAAGTGACTTCACAGCTCAACATTGATGATATACAAAATAAACAGACCTTAGCGGGCGACTTGGTTATTGAGAAAATTGAGTTAACAAACTTAAGACCCTTTATTGCATCACTTGAACAATTAACAGGCGATATTAAAGGCCGTTTAGCAATCGCAGGCACCTTGAAAGAGCCATTACTCAATGGTGAATTTGATGTTGAAAAAATCAATCTAGAAGGGGCAACATTGCCCGTATCGCTGCAAAATTCATATGTAAACATTGCCTTTAATAACCAAAGTGCAAAGCTCACGGGTGAGCTGAAAGACACTGAAGGGGGCGCACTTAACTTATCTGGCGGTGTCGATTGGCAGCAAGATTTACCAGACGTTGACGTGAAATTGAACGGTAAAGAGTTTTTTGTGCGTGCCCAGCAAGATGTTACCTTTAAAGTATCACCAGATTTAACTATGTCATTGAAGAATAATGCGTTTAATCTCGATGGCCAAGTCGTGGTGCCATGGGGCCGAATTGCTATTGAAGAGCTACCAGAGGGCGCAGTACAAGTCAGCGATGATGAAGTGATTGTTGATATTGAGCAGCAACAATCTGAGAAAGTGCCATTTGACTATGCGATAAATTTAAAAGTATTGGTTGAGAATGATGTACGAATAGATTCTTTTGGCCTTAAGTCAAAAGTTGAAGGTGATTTAAATATAAGTATGGACCAAGTCACTCCTATGATAGCAACGGGTGAATTGAACCTAGTAGACGGTACATACCGTGCATTTGGACAAGACTTGCAAATCCGTACTGGTCAGGTGGGGTTTAGTGGCTCAATTGATAAACCTTACTTAAATATCAAAGCGATTCGTAACCCTGATAACACCTCAAATGGTGTTGTGGCAGGGATCACCTTAACAGGTAATGTTGAACAGCCTTCGTTAAAAGTATTTTCAGAGCCAGCGATGGATCAGGGTCAAGCCCTGGCTTATTTGCTAAATGGACAACCTCTTGATGAAGGTGACAGCTCGACCGATGCCATGTTAACACAATTATTGCTTGCCCAAGGTGTAAACCGCAGTGAGGGGGTGGTGTCTAAGATAGGCGAAAGTTTTGGTTTGTCAGATGTAAGCTTAAGTTCGAGTGGTAGTGGTGACGATACAAAAGTTGAGATATCTGGCTATCTTACACCGGGCATTCAAGTCAAATACAGTGTTGGTATTTTTGATTCGTTAAGTGAAGTTGCTGTGCGCTATCAATTGTTGTCACAATTGTACATTGAGGTGACCAGTGGCCTTTATCAAAATGTTGATATTCTCTATAAATTTGATTGGGATTAA
- a CDS encoding peptidylprolyl isomerase — protein sequence MKLRLLTLCLGAVLIAPTHGKETSQKRSAGEIIKTASDSEWRTVSAQNIIKLTLPTGAAYIELNDKLAPTHANNMRQLAKEGFYQGLSVYRFVEGFVAQGGDVSESKPVKNAKKALPAEFYLRTETPLKITELKGPDGYAAKTGFLNGFAVAQNQSQTETWQVHCPGVFAMARDNDINSGGTEFYVTIGNSQRYLDRNITVFGRVLEGMEHFNLLQRKATEGQTFNPITDMQLLADIKDTDNSKFRVMKTDSNAFIALIEARKNRVEAWFVESPDYINVCAMPIPTERVMPTRNNP from the coding sequence ATGAAATTAAGACTATTAACCTTGTGTCTTGGTGCGGTATTAATTGCACCAACTCATGGAAAAGAAACCAGTCAAAAACGTTCTGCTGGCGAAATCATTAAAACTGCCAGCGATAGTGAATGGCGAACTGTTAGTGCCCAGAACATCATTAAACTAACCCTACCTACGGGTGCTGCTTATATTGAACTAAACGATAAATTGGCGCCTACGCACGCAAACAACATGCGACAGCTTGCCAAAGAAGGGTTTTATCAAGGCCTGAGTGTGTATCGCTTTGTTGAAGGATTTGTAGCACAAGGAGGCGATGTCAGCGAAAGCAAACCTGTTAAAAATGCTAAAAAAGCCTTACCCGCTGAGTTTTACTTACGTACCGAGACTCCTCTAAAGATTACAGAGCTCAAAGGACCTGATGGTTATGCAGCTAAAACGGGCTTTTTAAACGGCTTTGCTGTGGCACAAAACCAAAGCCAAACTGAAACATGGCAAGTACATTGCCCTGGTGTTTTTGCTATGGCTCGCGATAATGATATCAATTCAGGTGGGACCGAATTTTATGTGACCATAGGGAATAGCCAGCGCTATTTAGACCGTAACATCACTGTATTTGGTCGCGTTTTAGAAGGGATGGAACATTTTAATCTCTTACAGCGTAAAGCCACTGAAGGTCAGACATTTAACCCCATCACAGATATGCAACTATTAGCAGATATTAAAGACACAGACAACAGTAAATTTCGGGTCATGAAAACAGACTCAAATGCGTTTATAGCCCTCATTGAAGCGCGTAAAAATCGCGTTGAAGCGTGGTTTGTTGAAAGCCCTGATTACATCAACGTTTGTGCAATGCCAATCCCAACAGAGAGGGTGATGCCAACTCGCAATAATCCTTAA